One window of the Strix uralensis isolate ZFMK-TIS-50842 chromosome 3, bStrUra1, whole genome shotgun sequence genome contains the following:
- the PLN gene encoding phospholamban: MEKVQYITRSALRRASTIEVNPQARQRLQELFVNFCLILICLLLICIIVMLL, encoded by the coding sequence ATGGAGAAGGTCCAATACATAACCCGCTCTGCTCTGAGGAGAGCCTCAACTATTGAGGTCAACCCACAAGCTCGCCAAAGGCTCCAAGAGCTCTTTGTGAATTTCTGCCTGATTTTAATTTGCCTCTTGCTGATCTGTATCATTGTGATGCTCCTCTGA